The following coding sequences are from one Paenibacillus sp. FSL R5-0912 window:
- a CDS encoding response regulator transcription factor translates to MLKVLLVDDEAPILNNLNKVLPWHDMGMEVTGMARSGMEALRIAEEATPDLVLCDIRMPVMDGLTFIGKLREMGLESEVLLLSGYQEFDYAREAIRLGVKEYICKPIHYEELGNKVREIGARIRSKQYKDKLYNSIPLFQEMPVPEDSAKKTPDQLMSQAANYITERLSYDLGIEEVANRIGISSSYFCLLFKNRFAMTFVEYVTLQRIEAAKFMLASSDKSITAISSGVGYQERRYFTKVFQKQTGMSPKEYRDKYRTAEAR, encoded by the coding sequence ATGCTAAAGGTATTATTGGTTGACGATGAGGCGCCTATCCTTAACAATCTCAACAAAGTGCTGCCTTGGCATGACATGGGGATGGAGGTTACGGGGATGGCCCGCAGCGGAATGGAAGCTCTGCGTATCGCTGAAGAGGCGACGCCCGATCTGGTGCTCTGTGACATCCGTATGCCGGTGATGGACGGACTTACATTCATCGGCAAGCTGCGTGAGATGGGGCTGGAGAGTGAGGTTCTGCTGCTAAGCGGGTATCAGGAGTTTGATTATGCGCGTGAGGCCATCCGCCTTGGTGTGAAGGAATATATCTGCAAGCCGATACATTATGAGGAGCTTGGCAACAAGGTGCGGGAGATTGGAGCCCGAATCCGCAGCAAACAGTATAAGGATAAACTGTATAACAGTATTCCCTTGTTTCAGGAGATGCCTGTACCCGAGGATTCCGCCAAAAAAACTCCGGATCAATTGATGAGCCAGGCGGCGAATTATATTACCGAGCGGCTGAGCTATGACCTTGGCATTGAAGAGGTGGCGAACCGGATCGGCATTAGCAGCAGCTATTTCTGCCTGCTCTTCAAGAACCGCTTTGCGATGACCTTTGTGGAGTATGTAACTTTGCAGAGGATTGAAGCCGCCAAATTCATGCTGGCCAGCAGTGACAAAAGCATTACTGCGATCAGCTCGGGAGTGGGTTATCAGGAGCGGCGTTATTTCACCAAGGTATTCCAGAAACAGACGGGGATGTCCCCTAAGGAATACCGCGATAAATACAGGACAGCTGAGGCACGGTAA
- a CDS encoding cache domain-containing sensor histidine kinase: protein MNLRYKLFTAFLGLIIIPLFILGMIMFFVTYNSIEKKYSQQSEYSLKAISYSISNVFKDMDNVTDNGIATSVFHMALSADDPSKQDLTDAEQLSLNASQRNFRSLLYNHPSISYAFLYNFNGKGSSEIVSVFTKENFRTLPYDKFKGSDLYQEVMKLNGVPKWLAPHEYPELTGTEAVFTQIRLIKELSFFQNIGILVVQIKNWEFESIFRNLKIGDSSQKVSFMLVNDDGMILLDPDRQLDGQDFRDFTTKDITFNPGFQSYKTQFDGEKSILSVYHLKDYPWSLVSVTSWGSLSHEVTVFARWFVVVIFLCLLGAVIFNLFFMNRITGGIAVIVRFMRRVEDGDLTTRVEEKGSDEMTLLARGFNDLMDKINSLFNRVNEEQRRKNQAEMRVLQAQIKPHFLFNTLESINVLAVQNEGRKVSEMVYRLASILRISIQDRDEITLEEEVKHLRNYLDIQKFRFEDLFDYELEVPEELLGCGILKLTLQPLVENSIQHGFEGISYKGLVSVRVWEDRGNLILRIQDNGIGMTPSQLSMFQYMVNDPAEQKPEGKPEHGIHLERRGLGVRSVADRIRIEYGDRYGIFICASPGEGTIIQCVIPKYGQGEDHYAKGIIG, encoded by the coding sequence ATGAATTTGCGCTACAAATTATTTACGGCATTTCTGGGCCTGATTATCATTCCCTTATTCATTCTTGGCATGATTATGTTCTTCGTCACCTATAATTCGATAGAGAAGAAGTACAGCCAGCAATCTGAATATTCACTTAAGGCGATCAGTTACAGCATTTCGAATGTATTTAAAGATATGGACAACGTGACAGACAACGGAATTGCCACCTCGGTGTTTCACATGGCGCTCAGTGCGGATGATCCCTCCAAACAGGATTTGACCGACGCCGAGCAGCTCAGCCTGAATGCCAGCCAACGCAATTTCCGTAGTCTGCTCTATAATCATCCGTCGATCAGCTATGCGTTTCTGTATAATTTTAATGGAAAAGGCAGCTCGGAGATCGTATCGGTATTCACCAAAGAAAATTTCCGCACACTCCCTTACGATAAGTTCAAAGGAAGTGATCTCTACCAGGAGGTTATGAAGCTAAACGGGGTTCCGAAATGGCTGGCTCCGCATGAGTATCCCGAACTGACGGGAACGGAGGCTGTGTTTACCCAGATCCGGCTGATCAAGGAGCTAAGCTTTTTTCAGAACATCGGTATTCTGGTAGTCCAGATCAAGAACTGGGAGTTCGAATCGATATTCCGCAATCTCAAGATCGGGGACAGCAGCCAGAAGGTATCTTTTATGCTGGTCAACGATGACGGGATGATCCTGCTTGACCCCGACAGGCAGCTGGACGGACAGGATTTCCGCGACTTTACTACGAAGGATATTACCTTTAACCCGGGCTTCCAGAGCTACAAAACCCAATTTGACGGCGAAAAGAGCATTCTGTCAGTCTACCACCTGAAGGATTATCCATGGAGCCTTGTTTCTGTGACCTCCTGGGGCTCGTTGTCCCATGAAGTAACTGTGTTTGCCCGCTGGTTTGTGGTGGTTATATTCCTGTGCCTGCTCGGTGCAGTGATCTTCAATCTGTTCTTCATGAACCGGATTACAGGGGGGATTGCTGTGATCGTCCGCTTCATGCGGCGGGTGGAGGATGGAGACCTGACAACCCGGGTCGAGGAGAAGGGCAGTGACGAAATGACGCTGCTCGCCAGAGGCTTCAATGATCTTATGGACAAAATCAATTCATTATTCAACAGGGTCAATGAAGAGCAGCGGCGCAAAAATCAGGCGGAAATGCGCGTGCTGCAGGCGCAGATCAAACCGCATTTTCTGTTCAATACGCTGGAATCCATCAATGTGCTGGCTGTGCAGAATGAAGGGCGCAAAGTCAGTGAGATGGTCTACAGGCTGGCCAGTATTCTGCGGATCAGTATCCAGGACAGAGATGAAATCACGCTGGAAGAAGAGGTTAAGCATCTGCGCAACTATCTGGATATTCAGAAATTCCGGTTCGAGGATCTGTTTGATTATGAGCTTGAGGTGCCGGAGGAGCTGCTGGGCTGCGGAATTCTGAAGCTTACGCTGCAGCCGCTGGTTGAGAACAGCATACAGCATGGTTTTGAGGGGATCAGTTACAAAGGTCTGGTAAGTGTCAGGGTCTGGGAAGACCGGGGGAATCTGATTCTGCGGATTCAGGATAACGGGATCGGCATGACTCCGTCCCAGCTGTCCATGTTTCAGTATATGGTTAACGATCCGGCGGAACAGAAGCCTGAAGGTAAACCGGAACACGGAATTCACCTGGAGCGCAGGGGGCTTGGCGTACGCAGTGTAGCAGACCGCATCCGTATAGAGTACGGCGATAGATATGGGATTTTCATCTGTGCAAGTCCTGGTGAGGGAACGATTATCCAGTGCGTCATACCTAAATACGGGCAGGGGGAAGATCATTATGCTAAAGGTATTATTGGTTGA